A window of Gallaecimonas kandeliae genomic DNA:
CAGCGGCGTCTGGGAGCTGTTCATCCCGGGCCTGGGCGCCGGCGAGCTCTACAAGTTCGAGCTGCGCAGCCGCCACAGCGGCGAGGTGCTGCAAAAGGCCGACCCCTACGGCAACCAGTTCGAGCACAGGCCGAGGACGGCGGCCCTGGTGGCGCCGCCCCAGGGCCATGTCTGGCAGGACGGCGACTGGCTGCAAAAAAGGGCCAAGGCCGACTGGCTGCATCAACCCCTGTCCATCTACGAGGTGCACCTGGGTTCCTGGCGGCGCGGCCCAAACGGCCGGCTGCTGGGCTACCGGGAGGCGGCCGAGCAGCTGGTGGCGCACGCGCTGGCCCTCGGCTTTACCCATATCGAGCTGCTGCCCATCACCGAGCACCCCTTGGACGAATCCTGGGGCTACCAGACCACAGGCTACTACGCCCCCACCAGCCGCTTCGGCAGCCCTGACGACTTCCGCTTCCTGGTGGATCACTGCCACCGGCACGGCCTGGGGGTGATCCTCGACTGGGTGCCGGCCCACTTTCCCAAGGACGAGCACGCCCTGGCCCGCTTCGACGGCACCGCCCTCTACGAGCACGACGACCCCAAGCGGGGCGAGCACCGGGAATGGGGCACCCTGGTCTACAACTACGGCCGCAAGGAGGTGCGCAACTTCCTGCTGGCCAACGCCAATTTCTGGCTGGAGGAGTTCCATATCGACGGCCTGAGGGTGGACGCCGTGGCGGCCATGCTCTACCTCGACTATTCGCGGCAGGAGGGGGAATGGACCCCCAACCAGTACGGCGGCAACGAGCACCTGGAGGCGGTGGACTTCCTTAAAGATCTCAACGAGCTGACCCACGGCCTGCACCCAGGCACCCTGACCTTCGCCGAGGAGTCCACCGCCTGGCCCCAGGTCACCCGCCCCACCTGGCTGGGGGGCCTGGGCTTCTCCATGAAGTGGAACATGGGCTGGATGCACGACAGCCTGGACTACCTGGCCAAGGATCCCGTCTTCCGCCACTACCACCACGACCGGCTCACCTTCGGCCTGCTCTACGCCTTCACCGAGAACTTCGTGCTGCCCTTCTCCCATGACGAAGTGGTGCACGGCAAGCGCTCCCTGCTGGCCAAGATGCCGGGGGACGAATGGCAGCGCTTCGCCAACCTGCGGCTGCTCTACTGCTACCTCTTCACCTACCCCGGCGCCAAGCTGCTGTTCATGGGCAGCGAGTTCGCCCAGGAGAGCGAGTGGTGGCACGGCGCCGCCCTGGACTGGCAGTTGCTGGAGCAGCCCCGCCACGGCGCCGTGATGCGCCTGGTGGCCGACCTCAACCGCCTCTACCGCGGCCAGGCCGGCCTCTACCGCCACAGCTTCGAGCCCCAGGGCTTCGAGTGGATCGACTGCCACGACGCCCCCCAGTCGGTGGTGAGCTACCTGCGCCGGGACGGGGACGACCAATGCCTGGTGGTGTTGAACTTCACCCCCCAGGTGCGCCAGGGCTACCGCATAGGGGTGCCCCAGGCCGGCCGCTATGTCGAGCTGCTCAACAGCGACTCGCGCTTCTATGGCGGCAGCGACGTCGGCAACGGCTTGGGCATCGACAGCGAGCCCAGGCCCTGGATGGGCCGGGAGCACAGCATCAGCCTGACCTTGCCGCCTCTGGCCGGCCTGGTGCTGAAAAGGCTGGGCTAGATGCGCATCCTCTTCGCCAGCAGCGAGGCCTACCCGCTGGTCAAGACCGGCGGCCTGGCGGACGTCTCCGGCAGCCTGCCGCGGGCCTTGCAGCACAGGGGCCACGACGTCCGGCTGCTGCTGCCCGCCTACCGCCAGGTGCTGGCGAAGGCCCCTACTCCCAGGCCCATAGCGACGCTGAAGCTGGGCCGCCATGAGGTGGCGCTGCTGGAAAGCCGACTGCCTGGCTCCAAGGTCAAGACCTGGCTGCTCCATTGCCCCGCCCTCTATGACAGGCCGGGAGATCCCTACCACGATCAGCACCACCAGCCCTGGCCGGACAACGGCGAGCGCTTCCTGACCCTCTGCCAGGCCGCGGCCCTGCTGGCCACGGACGAGGCGGGCCTCGCTTGGCGCCCCGAGATACTGCACTGCAACGACTGGCAGACCGGCCTGGCCCCGGCCATGCTGGCCGGCCGCCAAGACAGGCCTGGCTGCCTCTTCACCATCCACAACCTGGCCTACCAGGGGCTCTTCGGCTTCGAGCATTTCCTGCAGACAGGGCTGCCCCCTGAATACTGGTCCTATGAGGCCCTGGAGTTCCACGGCTGGTTTTCCTACATCAAGGGCGGCATCGTCTTTGCCGACCTCGTCAACACCGTCAGCCCGACCTATGCCGCCGAGATCCAGACCCCGGAGTTTGGCTGCGGCCTGGACGGCCTCTTGCGCCACCGCCGCCAGGCGCTGTGTGGCATCCTCAACGGCATAGACGACCACTGGAACCCGGGCACAGACCCGCACCTGGCCAGGCGCTACAACAGCCGCGACCTGGACGCCAAGGCCCAGAACAAGGCGGCGCTGCAGCAGGAGCTGGGGCTGGCCCAGGCCCCGGATCTGCCCCTGCTCGGCTTTATCGGCCGGCTGGCCGAGCAAAAGGGGCTGGACCTGCTGCTGGCCGCCCTGCCGGCCCTGCTGACCAGGCCCCTGCAGCTGGTGATGCTGGGCAGCGGCGAGCCCCACTACCAGCAGGCGCTCAAGGCCATCGCCAGGGAACACCCCCAGCACTTCAGGTTCGAACAGGGCTACGACGAGGCCCTGGCCCACCGCATCGAAGCCGGGGCCGACCTCTTCCTGATGCCGTCACTGTTCGAACCCTGCGGCCTCAACCAGCTCTACAGCCTGCGCTACGGCACCCTGCCCCTGGTGCACAGGGTCGGCGGCCTGGCCGACACCGTCTTCGAAGAAGGGCCAGAGGCCAACGGTTTCTGTTTCACCGAGGCCACTCCTCAGGCGCTGCTGGCGGCCTTGGACAGGGCCCTTGGCCGTTACCGGCAAGCCGGCCACTGGCGGGCCCTGCAGCTAAAGGCCATGGCCCGAGACTCCTCCTGGCGGCAAAGCGCCAAGCACTACGAGGCCCTCTACCAGGCGATCCTGGCCGGCTGCCGGTAAATTGACGCACCCCGGGCGGGGACTATCTTGTATTAATGCGCCAGCCGGCGCCGCTCCCCGACCATCAGCAAGAGGCGAAGTCACGCCATGCCCGGACGTCTTTTTTCGCTGGAGATCCAGCCCAGCCTGCCCCCTTCCCTGGCCAGGCTGGAGGATCTTGCCAACGATCTGCTCTACAGCTGGAACGCCGATGTGCGCTCCATTTTCTCCAGGCTGGACAGCGCCCTGTGGCGCCAATGCGGCCATAACCCCAAGCTCTTCCTGCGCCGCCTGCCCCAGCAGCTGCTGGACGAAGCCGTCCAGGACAGGGCCTACATGGACGAGTTCAGCCGGGTGGTGGGCGCCTACGACGCTTACTGCCAGGCCAGGATCCGCCCCGAATTCGCCCAGTTGCTGGATCCCAAGCAGGATCTGGTGGCCTATTTCTGTGCCGAGTTCGGCCTGCACGAGAGCTTTCCCATCTACTCGGGAGGCCTTGGCATACTGGCCGGCGACCACTGCAAGGCCGCCAGCGACCTGGGCATTCCCTTCGTGGCGGTAGGCCTCTTCTACAAGCAGGGCTACTTCACCCAGACCATCGACGGCCACGGCGATCAGCACGAGCATTACCACGAC
This region includes:
- the glgB gene encoding 1,4-alpha-glucan branching protein GlgB, with amino-acid sequence MPPAVRPSQAPFPDTEQRLLLAGRHHDPFSLLGRHGQSVLAYNPHAEAMLLEGSHRELAMAPLGQGFFQWQGRAKLPDHPRLKWQDGAGRWHSEQDPYSFGPQLPDFDLHLFGEGRHWHIYRLLGAHLHQVDGIEGVLFATWAPNAERVSVIGDFNGWDGRRHPMRARGTSGVWELFIPGLGAGELYKFELRSRHSGEVLQKADPYGNQFEHRPRTAALVAPPQGHVWQDGDWLQKRAKADWLHQPLSIYEVHLGSWRRGPNGRLLGYREAAEQLVAHALALGFTHIELLPITEHPLDESWGYQTTGYYAPTSRFGSPDDFRFLVDHCHRHGLGVILDWVPAHFPKDEHALARFDGTALYEHDDPKRGEHREWGTLVYNYGRKEVRNFLLANANFWLEEFHIDGLRVDAVAAMLYLDYSRQEGEWTPNQYGGNEHLEAVDFLKDLNELTHGLHPGTLTFAEESTAWPQVTRPTWLGGLGFSMKWNMGWMHDSLDYLAKDPVFRHYHHDRLTFGLLYAFTENFVLPFSHDEVVHGKRSLLAKMPGDEWQRFANLRLLYCYLFTYPGAKLLFMGSEFAQESEWWHGAALDWQLLEQPRHGAVMRLVADLNRLYRGQAGLYRHSFEPQGFEWIDCHDAPQSVVSYLRRDGDDQCLVVLNFTPQVRQGYRIGVPQAGRYVELLNSDSRFYGGSDVGNGLGIDSEPRPWMGREHSISLTLPPLAGLVLKRLG
- the glgA gene encoding glycogen synthase GlgA, with amino-acid sequence MRILFASSEAYPLVKTGGLADVSGSLPRALQHRGHDVRLLLPAYRQVLAKAPTPRPIATLKLGRHEVALLESRLPGSKVKTWLLHCPALYDRPGDPYHDQHHQPWPDNGERFLTLCQAAALLATDEAGLAWRPEILHCNDWQTGLAPAMLAGRQDRPGCLFTIHNLAYQGLFGFEHFLQTGLPPEYWSYEALEFHGWFSYIKGGIVFADLVNTVSPTYAAEIQTPEFGCGLDGLLRHRRQALCGILNGIDDHWNPGTDPHLARRYNSRDLDAKAQNKAALQQELGLAQAPDLPLLGFIGRLAEQKGLDLLLAALPALLTRPLQLVMLGSGEPHYQQALKAIAREHPQHFRFEQGYDEALAHRIEAGADLFLMPSLFEPCGLNQLYSLRYGTLPLVHRVGGLADTVFEEGPEANGFCFTEATPQALLAALDRALGRYRQAGHWRALQLKAMARDSSWRQSAKHYEALYQAILAGCR